The stretch of DNA ATGCAATAAAATCCCCTTCATTTTCTCTGTCCTCGTCATCACAAACAATAATAACTTTCCCATTCTGTAGATCAAGTAATGCTTCTTCAATCGTATCAAACACGTCTTATCTCCCCTTTCTTAAACCTGATGATATGTAATTAAGCAAATCCATTCTCTTCTAAAAAGCTCGCGCTAATAGTGGATGAATTCTTTCTGTGAACATTGTTTTGACTGCTAGTTAAAAAATGCCCCACATACTTTCCAATCATATCGCATTCTAAATTGACAATATCACCTGAATCTTTAAGTCCAATAATACTTTCTGACAAGGTATGGGGGATGAGTGATAATGTAAACACTTCATCTGTAACACCAAAAACAGTCAGGCTTGTACCGTCTACGGCTATTGATCCTCTTTCAATTACATACCTTAATATTTCCGGTGAGGCTTCAATTTCATAATATATTGCATTTTCAACTTGTTTTTTACTCTTTATTAATCCAGTACCATCAATATGACCGGAAACGAAGTGTCCGCCAAATCTGCCACCGGCTGCCATGGCTCTTTCGAGATTCACTTTGGCGCCACGTTTGAGAGAACGTAAACTAGAAGCTTTTACTGTTTCAGGCATGACATCTACTGTAAACTGCTTACTCGAGAAGCTAGTGACCGTTAAACAAACACCATTAACAGCTATGCTGTCTCCAAGATGGGCATCTTCTAAGATTTTTTTTGCTTCTATTGTAAGTACAAATGATTCGCCACTTTGCTGGATATTCGCTACTACTCCTAATTCTTCAATAATACCGGTAAACATAGCTTTTGTTCTCCTTCCCTATTTTTTGCAAATCCTGCAAAAATTTTTCTTACCTAACACTTTAAAAAAATATAAAAGACCCTGAAGAGATGAAACACTTCAGGGTCCTTAGAAAAGGCAATAGGAAAATAGGGCTTAAAAAAGGGTAGACTTCTCCCCTTGGCTAAACCGAAATTTTTTTTCCTTCTCCCATCCAGACTTTAACTGTCGGCTCTGGATTTTCACCAGATCCACCGCTTAACATTAAGTTAACCGGGTCACGGACTAAGAAGCTTGCGCTCCATCACCGCCGGTTAGGAATTTCACCTGACCCCGAAGGAATATTAAATTAAATGTTAATATCAGTATACATGATACCCGAAATAATAGCGAAAAAAAAGGAGCAGAAGGA from Neobacillus sp. CF12 encodes:
- the ribE gene encoding riboflavin synthase codes for the protein MFTGIIEELGVVANIQQSGESFVLTIEAKKILEDAHLGDSIAVNGVCLTVTSFSSKQFTVDVMPETVKASSLRSLKRGAKVNLERAMAAGGRFGGHFVSGHIDGTGLIKSKKQVENAIYYEIEASPEILRYVIERGSIAVDGTSLTVFGVTDEVFTLSLIPHTLSESIIGLKDSGDIVNLECDMIGKYVGHFLTSSQNNVHRKNSSTISASFLEENGFA